From Elephas maximus indicus isolate mEleMax1 chromosome 25, mEleMax1 primary haplotype, whole genome shotgun sequence, the proteins below share one genomic window:
- the NKX2-4 gene encoding homeobox protein Nkx-2.4, which yields MSLSPKHTTPFSVSDILSPIEETYKKLGGAMDGAPSGLGTPLAAAAYRAPPPGPSSQAAAVTGLQPPHAMSGHGAAAATYHMAPGVSPFPHGAVGGYCNGSLGNVGELPAYTDGMLGGAAAAAPGWYGANPDPRFSSISRFMGPSAGVNVAGMGPLTGIADAAKSLAPLHGAAPRRKRRVLFSQAQVYELERRFKQQKYLSAPEREHLASMIHLTPTQVKIWFQNHRYKMKRQAKDKAAQQLQQEGSLGPPSPRRVAVPVLVKDGKPCQNGASTPTPAQAGPQPPAPTPVPELRELSPSPPALHGPGGGLAALDAAAGDYGGGVLGANLLYGRTW from the exons ATGTCGTTGAGCCCAAAGCACACGACGCCCTTCTCCGTGTCCGACATCCTGAGCCCCATCGAGGAGACCTACAAGAAGCTCGGCGGTGCCATGGACGGCGCGCCGTCGGGCCTGGGGACGCCCCTCGCGGCCGCCGCCTACCGCGCGCCGCCGCCCGGCCCGTCCTCGCAGGCGGCGGCCGTGACGGGCCTGCAGCCGCCCCACGCCATGTCGGGCCACGGCGCGGCGGCGGCCACCTACCACATGGCGCCCGGCGTCTCGCCGTTCCCGCACGGGGCCGTGGGCGGCTACTGCAACGGCAGCCTGGGCAACGTGGGCGAGCTGCCCGCCTACACGGACGGCATGCTGGGCGGCGCGGCGGCCGCGGCCCCCGGCTGGTACGGCGCCAACCCGGACCCGCGCTTCTCGTCAA TCTCCAGGTTCATGGGGCCGTCGGCGGGCGTAAACGTGGCCGGCATGGGGCCGCTGACGGGCATCGCCGACGCCGCCAAGTCGCTGGCGCCGCTGCACGGGGCGGCGCCGCGAAGGAAGCGCCGCGTGCTCTTCTCGCAAGCCCAAGTCTACGAGCTGGAGCGGCGCTTCAAGCAGCAGAAGTACCTGTCGGCGCCCGAGCGCGAGCACCTGGCCAGTATGATCCACTTGACGCCGACGCAGGTCAAGATCTGGTTCCAGAACCACCGCTACAAGATGAAGCGGCAGGCCAAGGACAAGGCCGcgcagcagctgcagcaggagGGCAGCCTGGGGCCGCCGTCGCCGCGCCGCGTCGCGGTGCCCGTGCTGGTCAAGGACGGCAAGCCGTGCCAGAACGGCGCCAGCACGCCCACGCCGGCCCAGGCCGGCCCGCAGCCGCCGGCCCCGACGCCGGTGCCCGAGCTCCGGGAGCTGTCGCCCAGCCCTCCCGCGCTGCACGGCCCCGGGGGTGGCCTGGCGGCCCTGGACGCGGCGGCCGGAGACTACGGCGGCGGCGTGCTCGGGGCCAACCTGCTCTATGGCAGGACGTGGTGA